The sequence below is a genomic window from Monodelphis domestica isolate mMonDom1 chromosome 2, mMonDom1.pri, whole genome shotgun sequence.
NNNNNNNNNNNNNNNNNNNNNNNNNNNNNNNNNNNNNNNNNNNNNNNNNNNNNNNNNNNNNNNNNNNNNNNNNNNNNNNNNNNNNNNNNNNNNNNNNNNNNNNNNNNNNNNNNNNNNNNNNNNNNNNNNNNNNNNNNNNNNNNNNNNNNNNNNNNNNNNNNNNNNNNNNNNNNNNNNNNNNNNNNNNNNNNNNNNNNNNNNNNNNNNNNNNNNNNNNNNNNNNNNNNNNNNNNNNNNNNNNNNNNNNNNNNNNNNNNNNNNNNNNNNNNNNNNNNNNNNNNNNNNNNNNNNNNNNNNNNNNNNNNNNNNNNNNNNNNNNNNNNNNNNNNNNNNNNNNNNNNNNNNNNNNNNNNNNNNNNNNNNNNNNNNNNNNNNNNNNNNNNNNNNNNNNNNNNNNNNNNNNNNNNNNNNNNNNNNNNNNNNNNNNNNNNNNNNNNNNNNNNNNNNNNNNNNNNNNNNNNNNNNNNNNNNNNNNNNNNNNNNNNNNNNNNNNNNNNNNNNNNNNNNNNNNNNNNNNNNNNNNNNNNNNNNNNNNNNNNNNNNNNNNNNNNNNNNNNNNNNNNNNNNNNNNNNNNNNNNNNNNNNNNNNNNNNNNNNNNNNNNNNNNNNNNNNNNNNNNNNNNNNNNNNNNNNNNNNNNNNNNNNNNNNNNNNNNNNNNNNNNNNNNNNNNNNNNNNNNNNNNNNNNNNNNNNNNNNNNNNNNNNNNNNNNNNNNNNNNNNNNNNNNNNNNNNNNNNNNNNNNNNNNNNNNNNNNNNNNNNNNNNNNNNNNNNNNNNNNNNNNNNNNNNNNNNNNNNNNNNNNNNNNNNNNNNNNNNNNNNNNNNNNNNNNNNNNNNNNNNNNNNNNNNNNNNNNNNNNNNNNNNNNNNNNNNNNNNNNNNNNNNNNNNNNNNNNNNNNNNNNNNNNNNNNNNNNNNNNNNNNNNNNNNNNNNNNNNNNNNNNNNNNNNNNNNNNNNNNNNNNNNNNNNNNNNNNNNNNNNNNNNNNNNNNNNNNNNNNNNNNNNNNNNNNNNNNNNNNNNNNNNNNNNNNNNNNNNNNNNNNNNNNNNNNNNNNNNNNNNNNNNNNNNNNNNNNNNNNNNNNNNNNNNNNNNNNNNNNNNNNNNNNNNNNNNNNNNNNNNNNNNNNNNNNNNNNNNNNNNNNNNNNNNNNNNNNNNNNNNNNNNNNNNNNNNNNNNNNNNNNNNNNNNNNNNNNNNNNNNNNNNNNNNNNNNNNNNNNNNNNNNNNNNNNNNNNNNNNNNNNNNNNNNNNNNNNNNNNNNNNNNNNNNNNNNNNNNNNNNNNNNNNNNNNNNNNNNNNNNNNNNNNNNNNNNNNNNNNNNNNNNNNNNNNNNNNNNNNNNNNNNNNNNNNNNNNNNNNNNNNNNNNNNNNNNNNNNNNNNNNNNNNNNNNNNNNNNNNNNNNNNNNNNNNNNNNNNNNNNNNNNNNNNNNNNNNNNNNNNNNNNNNNNNNNNNNNNNNNNNNNNNNNNNNNNNNNNNNNNNNNNNNNNNNNNNNNNNNNNNNNNNNNNNNNNNNNNNNNNNNNNNNNNNNNNNNNNNNNNNNNNNNNNNNNNNNNNNNNNNNNNNNNNNNNNNNNNNNNNNNNNNNNNNNNNNNNNNNNNNNNNNNNNNNNNNNNNNNNNNNNNNNNNNNNNNNNNNNNNNNNNNNNNNNNNNNNNNNNNNNNNNNNNNNNNNNNNNNNNNNNNNNNNNNNNNNNNNNNNNNNNNNNNNNNNNNNNNNNNNNNNNNNNNNNNNNNNNNNNNNNNNNNNNNNNNNNNNNNNNNNNNNNNNNNNNNNNNNNNNNNNNNNNNNNNNNNNNNNNNNNNNNNNNNNNNNNNNNNNNNNNNNNNNNNNNNNNNNNNNNNNNNNNNNNNNNNNNNNNNNNNNNNNNNNNNNNNNNNNNNNNNNNNNNNNNNNNNNNNNNNNNNNNNNNNNNNNNNNNNNNNNNNNNNNNNNNNNNNNNNNNNNNNNNNNNNNNNNNNNNNNNNNNNNNNNNNNNNNNNNNNNNNNNNNNNNNNNNNNNNNNNNNNNNNNNNNNNNNNNNNNNNNNNNNNNNNNNNNNNNNNNNNNNNNNNNNNNNNNNNNNNNNNNNNNNNNNNNNNNNNNNNNNNNNNNNNNNNNNNNNNNNNNNNNNNNNNNNNNNNNNNNNNNNNNNNNNNNNNNNNNNNNNNNNNNNNNNNNNNNNNNNNNNNNNNNNNNNNNNNNNNNNNNNNNNNNNNNNNNNNNNNNNNNNNNNNNNNNNNNNNNNNNNNNNNNNNNNNNNNNNNNNNNNNNNNNNNNNNNNNNNNNNNNNNNNNNNNNNNNNNNNNNNNNNNNNNNNNNNNNNNNNNNNNNNNNNNNNNNNNNNNNNNNNNNNNNNNNNNNNNNNNNNNNNNNNNNNNNNNNNNNNNNNNNNNNNNNNNNNNNNNNNNNNNNNNNNNNNNNNNNNNNNNNNNNNNNNNNNNNNNNNNNNNNNNNNNNNNNNNNNNNNNNNNNNNNNNNNNNNNNNNNNNNNNNNNNNNNNNNNNNNNNNNNNNNNNNNNNNNNNNNNNNNNNNNNNNNNNNNNNNNNNNNNNNNNNNNNNNNNNNNNNNNNNNNNNNNNNNNNNNNNNNNNNNNNNNNNNNNNNNNNNNNNNNNNNNNNNNNNNNNNNNNNNNNNNNNNNNNNNNNNNNNNNNNNNNNNNNNNNNNNNNNNNNNNNNNNNNNNNNNNNNNNNNNNNNNNNNNNNNNNNNNNNNNNNNNNNNNNNNNNNNNNNNNNNNNNNNNNNNNNNNNNNNNNNNNNNNNNNNNNNNNNNNNNNNNNNNNNNNNNNNNNNNNNNNNNNNNNNNNNNNNNNNNNNNNNNNNNNNNNNNNNNNNNNNNNNNNNNNNNNNNNNNNNNNNNNNNNNNNNNNNNNNNNNNNNNNNNNNNNNNNNNNNNNNNNNNNNNNNNNNNNNNNNNNNNNNNNNNNNNNNNNNNNNNNNNNNNNNNNNNNNNNNNNNNNNNNNNNNNNNNNNNNNNNNNNNNNNNNNNNNNNNNNNNNNNNNNNNNNNNNNNNNNNNNNNNNNNNNNNNNNNNNNNNNNNNNNNNNNNNNNNNNNNNNNNNNNNNNNNNNNNNNNNNNNNNNNNNNNNNNNNNNNNNNNNNNNNNNNNNNNNNNNNNNNNNNNNNNNNNNNNNNNNNNNNNNNNNNNNNNNNNNNNNNNNNNNNNNNNNNNNNNNNNNNNNNNNNNNNNNNNNNNNNNNNNNNNNNNNNNNNNNNNNNNNNNNNNNNNNNNNNNNNNNNNNNNNNNNNNNNNNNNNNNNNNNNNNNNNNNNNNNNNNNNNNNNNNNNNNNNNNNNNNNNNNNNNNNNNNNNNNNNNNNNNNNNNNNNNNNNNNNNNNNNNNNNNNNNNNNNNNNNNNNNNNNNNNNNNNNNNNNNNNNNNNNNNNNNNNNNNNNNNNNNNNNNNNNNNNNNNNNNNNNNNNNNNNNNNNNNNNNNNNNNNNNNNNNNNNNNNNNNNNNNNNNNNNNNNNNNNNNNNNNNNNNNNNNNNNNNNNNNNNNNNNNNNNNNNNNNNNNNNNNNNNNNNNNNNNNNNNNNNNNNNNNNNNNNNNNNNNNNNNNNNNNNNNNNNNNNNNNNNNNNNNNNNNNNNNNNNNNNNNNNNNNNNNNNNNNNNNNNNNNNNNNNNNNNNNNNNNNNNNNNNNNNNNNNNNNNNNNNNNNNNNNNNNNNNNNNNNNNNNNNNNNNNNNNNNNNNNNNNNNNNNNNNNNNNNNNNNNNNNNNNNNNNNNNNNNNNNNNNNNNNNNNNNNNNNNNNNNNNNNNNNNNNNNNNNNNNNNNNNNNNNNNNNNNNNNNNNNNNNNNNNNNNNNNNNNNNNNNNNNNNNNNNNNNNNNNNNNNNNNNNNNNNNNNNNNNNNNNNNNNNNNNNNNNNNNNNNNNNNNNNNNNNNNNNNNNNNNNNNNNNNNNNNNNNNNNNNNNNNNNNNNNNNNNNNNNNNNNNNNNNNNNNNNNNNNNNNNNNNNNNNNNNNNNNNNNNNNNNNNNNNNNNNNNNNNNNNNNNNNNNNNNNNNNNNNNNNNNNNNNNNNNNNNNNNNNNNNNNNNNNNNNNNNNNNNNNNNNNNNNNNNNNNNNNNNNNNNNNNNNNNNNNNNNNNNNNNNNNNNNNNNNNNNNNNNNNNNNNNNNNNNNNNNNNNNNNNNNNNNNNNNNNNNNNNNNNNNNNNNNNNNNNNNNNNNNNNNNNNNNNNNNNNNNNNNNNNNNNNNNNNNNNNNNNNNNNNNNNNNNNNNNNNNNNNNNNNNNNNNNNNNNNNNNNNNNNNNNNNNNNNNNNNNNNNNNNNNNNNNNNNNNNNNNNNNNNNNNNNNNNNNNNNNNNNNNNNNNNNNNNNNNNNNNNNNNNNNNNNNNNNNNNNNNNNNNNNNNNNNNNNNNNNNNNNNNNNNNNNNNNNNNNNNNNNNNNNNNNNNNNNNNNNNNNNNNNNNNNNNNNNNNNNNNNNNNNNNNNNNNNNNNNNNNNNNNNNNNNNNNNNNNNNNNNNNNNNNNNNNNNNNNNNNNNNNNNNNNNNNNNNNNNNNNNNNNNNNNNNNNNNNNNNNNNNNNNNNNNNNNNNNNNNNNNNNNNNNNNNNNNNNNNNNNNNNNNNNNNNNNNNNNNNNNNNNNNNNNNNNNNNNNNNNNNNNNNNNNNNNNNNNNNNNNNNNNNNNNNNNNNNNNNNNNNNNNNNNNNNNNNNNNNNNNNNNNNNNNNNNNNNNNNNNNNNNNNNNNNNNNATCTCCAAGCctgacctagctgccccacttgtcattatttttaagcaAAATACAGAGTAGTAGCTGGACTCTATAATTCCTACAAACCAGAGATCTCTAAATTCTAGTATTCTTTATGTTCTGATGGCATTTGGATTTTCTGGCCCCTGAGAAATGCATATCTGCCATCTTGGACTCTTCAGattagtttctttaaaaattcagttaTGATGAAATCTGATGTGAACAGATGACTGCTACCTTTCCACTACATCCTCTCTTCCCATCCAGAAACCAAGTAATGATGTTTTCACCTTTGGGGTCtttaattttccagtttttggttttggtttaagGGCACATTTTAGCTCCATATCTGTGGACAGTTAAGCAGGCTTGACAAGTTACATCCATGTCAGGGCTATATGTTCTTGGATCGCAAACTACTGCAGAGAAAACAAATATAGTAGAATTGTACATTAATGATACACACAATCCATCTACTGTATAGAACTCTTAAGACAGCTAATCAACTGAAGATTATTCTAATACTGCCTTAAATTCTATAGTGAGATGATTTTAGATATAAGGGACAGTTATTCTAAtttaaacttgattttttaaaactagttTCTACTCTATCTGCTTTTACAGTGCTCTACTTATAGTTATAAACTATAGTTATTCTTAACTtattctgttctttaaaaaaaatccttacctttcattttagacttAATACTATGTACTGATTCTTGGGCAGAAAGACAGGAAGGACTAGaaaatgggggctaagtgatttgcccaaagttacatagctaggaagtttctgagttcaaatttgaactcaggacctcccatctccaggcctggctctatccactgagccacctaccagTCTCCCAATTTATTCTTGATAGAATCATTCCAGTCCCCTTCATTGTACAGTCACCTAGATTATGTCTAATATAAATGGAGTCCCATCAATGAATACTAATAGACAGTGAGATCATGATTTGGAACTTTTGCTTCCTTCAGTTTAATTTAAGATAATATTTTCCTCATGGGATTAACATACAAGAGAGACAATTAATCTTATATTCGGCTCAGTAAGCCTAAATTATTCCTCTAGTCTTCCGAagacatcatattaaaaagtaggtattctcattttatacttaCCACAGCAGCTAGCACAGTCACTGTGTAGAATGTCATTTTTCCCAAAGCCAGGTCGACAGCTGTCAATGCGTATAACTTTAAAGCTGTGGTCGATATAATGGATATCTGGTATAAAGTTAAATTCATTTTCCAGAACAACTGTCTGTTGAAGAAAGAATTCCTCTATGCGATTTCTTGCCTAAGATTTGGGTAACAGCAGAAAGAACAATCGATTATCAAAAGCTTGTTCCAGATTCAATCActaaatcatagattcagagcttgAAGGTTAGTCTGCTAatgagcatttatgaagcacctactatgtctaGGAACTGTTCTAAGTACTGACTTGAAAGAAAGGGCCCTAGAACAGAAAATGAATGTCTGTTTTGCATATGATCCTGAATCAATTCCATCTTCTTACCAAACTCTGCTCCCTTGACTTCTGTGATACTATTCTTTTTGTTATTCTCATCTTATCTCTGTGGCTACTCCTATCTCCCATGATAGCTTCTCTTGAACACTCTGCTCCTTAATTGCAAATATTCCTCGAGATTCTGTTCTAGACCCTATATAACTGTGTTGGAGActctatggcatgtgtgctgggAGGGGCTGCTCCCTTAGCCCTCTCCActttgcctgaagacatttttcacatcacccacacctttgcccagcagccctacaggaatgcttcctccctcccttctctggggtAAGAGTGTGGCCCACATGCAGCgtaagggttgcagtttgggcactcagtctctaaaaggttcgccatcgcTGCTATATAATAATCTTTCCTGTCTCATGTTGATCTTTACTCCCATGtcaattattatctcttgggAGGCAAATGATTcccaaaattatatttctattcctAAACTCTTTCCAGAGCTTCTATTCCCCAACTCCAACTGTCCTGGGGAGCATTCCTAATTGAGATACTAGTAAGACATACAAATTCAATGTCTAAGGCTGAACTTAtcattttcctctctaaaatcacttctcttttcaactctatttctatttttttaaacctttacctctcgtttaaaatcaatactatgtattggttccaaagcagaagagcagtaagggctaggcaatgggggttaagtgacttgcctagtcacctagttagaaagtgtctgaggtcaaatttgaacccaggaccccctgtctccagagctggctctcaatccactgcccctCTATTTCTATTGATGGTACCCCCAATCTGCCAACATTCTTGCTTTGTAACTATGGAAATATCTTTTAACTCTTCCTTCTCACACACATCCAATCAGCTGGCAAATCTAGCTTATTTTTCCTCTACAATATATCTCTTGTACCTAGCTCCTAGTCTCCACTTTGATTCATctccattctagctctaaatctatgatctgtgTCTTCTTCCTTTCACTGGTATAATGACCTAGTAATGAGACTTCTTGCCTACAATGTAATCCATAATCCATAATCCATCCACCACACAAACTGCCAGGCTTATTTTGTGAAAGTATCACTTTGATCATAGCATTCCTCTACTAAAGAAACAACATAGTGCTGGGGagaagaatgctggatttgtaATTAAGAAGACCCAAGTgtgaatcctgcttctgacacttattaaGACATATAACAAGGGATAAGCCAGGTagcttccctgagcctcagtttcctcatatttaaatgtacttggggcaactaggtggctcagtagagagagagagacaagtcTGAAGTCcagaggacctgcattcaaatctgaactcaaacatttgttagctgtgtgaccctgggcaagtcacttaatcctgaccACCTAGtctttgctgcttttctgtcttagaattgatactaagatagaagataaaggtttaaaataaataagtaaactcCATGTTTAAAACAAATCCCCAATCTCTGAAAATGATTTCATGCTTTCGCTAGTTGTAACTCATCTACAATATATGAAGAATGAAGAACAAAAATCTCGTTCTGTtctcatggaaaaaatattttaaataataaattaaattttttaaaattaaattaaattaaaattaaaaagaaaacaaataacaaacaagtaaataaaaataacataaaggAACTAACCTATATTCCAGGTGTTTAACTTTTAGGACATGTGTAAAAGACACCTAGCATGTTTGTAGGGATCTATTTGCATTGTCCAATAAGAATTAGGAAGCACTTTATACCATCCTTCCATCCAATGAGATAACTTATGTATTCTATTTAATGAGATAATGAAGTAGAATGCTCTACAGTCCACAAACACCTTTTAGAAAGCcaagaataaggaaaataatacttGTCATATAcgcttttttaattttaatcttgaaaGGACCTGCTTTAAAGCTACTTGTCCATCAGATGATGCTATAGGAGCCAAGGCTGCTACACAAACAGAAAGTTTCCAAATGTACTTAAAGAATAAAGCCATTTAACTGTTTTTAACATGCACATGAAGTAAAGTCTTAATATTTTCCACCTTATCCTGAAATTCCTACCTGGTGAACTTTACTGTTAGTGATTTCTTCACAGTTAAGAACTTTTCTGCAAGCGTCTCTCACCCCCTCTGGGAAAGGTCTTActggagaacaaaaaaaaaaacaaaacagattcaATAAGGACTTTGGCATCGCAGCCCTCCAGAAAAAGGGTGGCAGAGCTGGATAATCACTGAAAACTGTTCTTCTACTCCCCCTGTGGGTGAATGAGAGAAACTACGAGGAAGGAAGAAGCTACAGACAAGAGTCAATTCTTTCTCAGGAGTTagtgctagaagggaccttaaatatttgttaatcatACCCTGTAGCATTCAATATCAAGTAGAATATTTAGGGGACACAATTTAGCAGGTATATCCTATTACCTAAGCTATTCGTGATGATTATGCCACTATTTTAATGGTTCATTATGGATCAAGGCTATGCTACCtagtaaataaaatacttaaaaatcttACCTCTGAAGGCTATAAATATCTGATCCTTTAACTTGTGTTTTGGAATTTCAAGCAAATGGCATTTATATGATGGTTCTTCAATATGGCATGTCAAATCAAACACGATATCTTCCAACATCTTTGTCAGCAATTGGAAgaactgagaatttttttttccattacaagAATCTGTGGTAAACCGTACAGCCATCTGATATGCATAATCAGGTTCCTGGTATCCTAAAACAGATGGGTATATGAATAATGTATGTGCGATATGATTTTCTTTGCTACACATATATCAGAGTtgcaaataaacaaaatttaCCCGCCCAGAGAAAATGCTTTACCACCTTGTCCTTCATCCAAAGCCATAAATAGTTACAGtaataaaatcaatattcttCTTGCTTCTTGCAttccataaggaatgatgaatatgaagaatgcaGAGGAACATGAGAAGacttacaggaactgatgcagagcacagaaaccagaaccaggagaacaaacaatgtaacaaatgtaaaaaagtaaatgaaaaaaacacTAAAATGTAGATGGATTAAAAGGATTAGGgggcatctaagtggctcagtggatagagagccaggcctagagatagaaagccacagattcaaatctggcctcagatacttcctagctgtgtgaccctgggcaagtcactgaacccccattgcccagtctttactgttcttctgccttggaaccatacccagaaagagagagacagagagaaagaaagagagaaagaaagagagaaagagagaaagaaagaaagaaagaaagaaagaaagaaagaaagaaagaaagaaagaaagaaagaaagaaagaaagaaagaaagaaagaaagaaagaaagagagagagagagagagagagagaaagaaagaaagaaagaaagaaagaaagaaagaaagaaagaaagaaagaaagaaagaaagaaagaaagaaagaaagaaagaaggaaagaaagaaagaaagaaagaaagaaagaaagaaagaaagagagagagagagagagagaaagaaagagaaagagagaaagaaagagagaaagaaagaaagaaagaaagagagagagagagagaaagaaagaaagaaagaaagaaagaaagaaagaaagaaagaaagaaagagagagagagagagagagaaagagagagagagagggagggagggaggaaggaaggaaggaaggaagcaaggaagcaaggaagcaaggaagcaaggaagcaaggaagcaaggaagcaaggaagcaaggaaggaccACTCTCTACCCCAGAGAACATACTGTACTTTCCTGCTCTCAGTAGAGAAGCTGGGACCCCAGCAGAGGCCAATTATACAAGCTGGCATCAGAGGTCATTTTGTGTGTCACTTTTTATTACAAAGTGGGGGTCCATGAGGGATGTTATATTCTTCTCAGTTggcaaaagtatttttatttatttattttttagttcaatctgtctcactcttcatggcccccttttgggattttcttggcaaaggtactagagtgctttgccatttccttctctagctcattttctagataaggaaactgaagcagacaggattaagtgttaagaacctgtgttcaaattccaccacagacacttagtagccaccacagacacttagtagccatgtgaccctagggaagtcttATTTGTTATTTTGCCATTATTTCCTTGAAATATGGCTGTGGAAATGAACAATGATTTATGAGGGGGGATTTCTGAATTAGCAAATGAGTATTACAGCTATCAAATACATCTTGCAAAATATGATAGTTATTCtctgtctcagggaggggggaggaaagggaaagggaaaaaatttgaaactcaacattttggaaaatgaatgttgaaaattattactgtatgtaattgagaaaaataaaatatattaaataatttttaagaagagTGAGCCTTCTCTCTTCAGCCCTACTTTGGGCCCTTTTCTTAATATGTACTTACTCTCCCTCGATTTTTGGGCTAAAGAAGTGATTTATCCATCTCTCATCCCCTCACAAATGCAATGGTAGCTATAAGTTCACAGCAGGCCGTGTATGTTTGCCTGAGGGAGCTCTAAATTCCAGGGGGCCTTCTTTGCtttaatgttttcttctctcAATGACTAGGAATCATGAGAAATGGACTTTTCCACCTCTGTCAATGACCTTCTGGCTCCAGAGTTCTAAAGTCAGGAGACTTGGGGTTAATGAATAATTATCCCCACTACCAAATAAACTTTTAATATCTTAACACTTTTAGCAATTTTTGGAGACAGATTTTCTGTTCTATCACCGAACTACAAAAttttggaggccagatttgaacccagaaaaatgagtattcttgattccaggtcctgaaatctacccactgtgccacatGCCTGCCTATTGTGTAGATTAATTATGCTCTAAATTATAATCATAGTTGAAGTGATTTCATTAAATGTTGAAATCACACAAATAACTCAGTTTCACATCATGCATACTGAATGAAATGTTTTATATACTTACCAAATATCATAAATGTGTATGTGTTATAtatctcttgttctttttgtgtTTCTTCACTGACAAGTTTATAAGTAAGAATACATACATAAGATCCAGACATAGATTCTCTAAAATTTGTAATCATCAGCTTTCCTTCTGGAGTTAAGCTAGTATGATTTGTCTCTaaataaaaagagcaaaattGGATTACTAAATGCATAGCTGATTGAAAAACCTAATGTTACATATAACTACAGAATCGAATAATCAGTGTTACTGGACAAAATCTAGTTACAAGCTTGATTTTGCTATATTGGAGAAATTTTGCTATATTTACAGAAAAAAAGGGGAATTGTAGCTAGGGACATTTTTGTTTCATAACAGTTTTACATTTTAGATTTCTTTGATGTTGAATCTTCTGAGAAAAAACCCCAACTAATTCTAATTCTTAATTTATGTAGCCCAATAATTTAGATGGGTCAGCTAGACCATGCATTGgttagagttctgggcctggaggtaagaagattcatctttccaagatccaaatctggcctcggatatttactagctgtgtggccctggggaaagtctgtttgcctcagtttcctcatttgtaaaatgagctggagaaagaaaaggcaaaccacttcagtatatttggcaagaaaaccctaaatggggtcaagaagagtcagatatgactgaacaacaactaattCACATATACTTTCCTGGAGTATCAGAAGTGTTTGAGAAATCTACCTCTTCTACTCTTCTAACTTCTCTCTTGCTGCTGTTACAACAAATTCTATCAATCACTCAAGCTaaactcttctctcttcctcatgcCCAGTCAATCCGTTTCGAACTTATATCCTTTTGAACTCTGCAATCCCTCTCTTTGAAATTCAGCTCCAAGATCTTAGACCTTCATTTCCTTTCACTTGGACTATTATAATTATAGACTAGAATAGGATGATTTACTGACTTTAACAGTAAAGTATAAAGATGAAAggacataaaaaaggaaaaagcacttttttttttgtcatttaatgAAGGACCTGAAATATGAAAACTTCCACTGCAGAATATGGTTTcactgaataaaaatatattccaaaAAAGTATTTTACCTGGTATAATATTCATATTATGAGAATATGAGaataatatgaatatatgtatctAAAAAAACCCCTTCCCACTCACAATCTTCTGGCCTTCTACTATTCTATTCCTATTCTATTCTTCCTAACTCATCTCCCTGTACCCATTCTCTCTATTCTCTCCAATCTATATTTCTCTTGGCCAATCTTCCACATTTACTCACCAGCTAATATTTCCTGAATGATATAACTATTCCATCTGCTGGGATTCAAGATTTTTCACATTCTCTATTCCTCTTTTATAATTACATGGGGtaagctgggtgtctcagtggatagagagccagacctagagatgaaggtcctagtttcaaatctggcctcagatatttcttagctgtgtgtccctgggcaagtcacttaaccccaattgtctagaccttacctctcttctccctAGGAACCACTACTTAGTGtccattttaagacagaatgtaaggctttaaaaaaataaaaaattacacaAGAAAAGTCATAAAAACTTTTTATACCCTTTTACTCACTGATTCCACAATTGGGTCTATGTTCCAaggaagtcaaagagagaaaaaaagtcccatatatacaaaaatatttgtagcaatacTTTTCTTGTAAAACACAACAAAACCAGAAACAGAGAGGAACCCAATGAAAGGAgagtggctaaacaaactgtgctATACGATATAACAGAATTTTAGTATTCTGTAAGACATAAATATGAACAACTTAGGGGAAATAGTAAGACTTGTACCAATTGAAAAGAAAGCAGAACCTTTAGAGCTGACCATGATCATTTAAATGAAAGCAAAACTGATGTCAGAATGAATGGTATCTTGGTCCCAAGAATCAGAGAAAGCATCTTCTTCCTCTTGGGAATGGATGACTATGGATATGGGATTCTGTggttagatggcatagtggataaaatgctagTCCTGGAGTTAGGTAGGCCCATGTTCAAAATggatttcagacatttactagctgtgtgactctgggcaaatcacttaacttctgtgtctcagtttcctcacctataaagtgggtataataatagtacttggggtagctaggtggatagagcactgggcttgaaatcaggaaggctcatcttcatgagtttgaattgtggtgctggagaagacttttgagagccTCTTGGAT
It includes:
- the ZPBP2 gene encoding zona pellucida-binding protein 2, with protein sequence MKRGWVLLPAVLLFLAGGVGEQFSVPEKTYIYGNIGHPVKIYVKMYQNSPFLACMDNELSQTEIIDPIALWMGPNGKHLKETNHTSLTPEGKLMITNFRESMSGSYVCILTYKLVSEETQKEQEIYNTYTFMIFGYQEPDYAYQMAVRFTTDSCNGKKNSQFFQLLTKMLEDIVFDLTCHIEEPSYKCHLLEIPKHKLKDQIFIAFRVRPFPEGVRDACRKVLNCEEITNSKVHQARNRIEEFFLQQTVVLENEFNFIPDIHYIDHSFKVIRIDSCRPGFGKNDILHSDCASCCVVCDPRTYSPDMDVTCQACLTVHRYGAKMCP